One Agelaius phoeniceus isolate bAgePho1 chromosome 6, bAgePho1.hap1, whole genome shotgun sequence DNA window includes the following coding sequences:
- the BUB1B gene encoding mitotic checkpoint serine/threonine-protein kinase BUB1 beta isoform X4 — protein sequence MFQEDSHEWELSKENVQPLRQGRVMSSLQEALSQQDSSSHTAVQLKKQEFEAEIRFYSGDDPLDVWERYIRWTEQAFPGGGKDGNLAAVLERAVQALHGQQRYYKDPRYLNLWLKFGDYCNEPLDLYSYLHSQEIGTTLAPLYITWAEALEARGSFRKADLIFQEGLQRKAEPLDKLQAHHKQFQARVSRQTLLALEDSPDGDNMGLLEIAEPQRSSLADLKGRGKKKVRAPISRVGDAVKVMNPNRSSQPQASLQLPNAPSFAVFDENSVSGPEIPTLTAQSWPAPPVPRAKENELSAGPWNSGRRPRSTVSSGLEVPHPVPSFTPYVDESAQPQMMTPCKIEPSINRVLSTRKPEEREDPLQRVQHQQQDAQAKKEMVMYCKEKVYAGVDEFSFEEIRAEIYRKKARKKDEDEIQAIERKKEEIQKKIEELEKKLKKKEDNKQQQPHEQAAEVMAASTPLGMQGFTFPSAKEYGEKQPQSQSEFQVYEDTQLHKPSCSEDVCLLPPPAAVPFFSIFDESSTLTNQNTSCSADRAHQKSARQPLAVRNPVDSLSAKESTAAAAGGCDELNGIERLSEDAIVTGSYKNKTLCANPEDTCDFNRAAHLASTPFHGVVAQRVPAPAFSQSELKEDSPESKSAPLNQETPVGEEAYTEVLSVKKLSPIMEASLEDTHSSGASVSGGSLSSVTQTSAIKYLQISEKLELAQSLPAEGVTDDDVAQFLWSPEQRKKLLGSVLSSLTASPDFHLEAGALPLMEPEKDVELGNETYCIKMEYWNDEEYKMFFAIPTGCIFQWDAKGFAIKVYSQPVPWDFYITLELQKRLNSDFDQSFSENCSCYLYQDGCAIVHKDTNCFTLRDILRDRKFITKEIIFLVVHDLLHVVEKLHKAEIVHGDLRPEVFFLGDRICDAFSNEEVPNALKVVDFSHSLDLRVLARVSLPYNFPTAQTPHGQQLLAESSLPYQVDLVGIADIVHLLLFGDHIQVYQENSIWKISQNLSKTPDSDFWSKLFERILNADGKSTVPLLRELREEISEMFDSSFKERLLLTLAAVGETFLLVNFQ from the exons ATGTTCCAGGAGGACAGCCACGAGTGGGAGCTGAGCAAGGAGAATGTGCAGCCCCTCAGGCAGGGACGGGTGATGTCCAGCTTGCAAGAGGCACTGTCTCAGCAGGACTCTTCCAGCCACACTGCTGTGCAGCTTAAAAAACA GGAGTTTGAAGCAGAAATACGATTTTACTCTGGAGATGATCCTCTGGATGTGTGGGAGCG GTACATCAGGTGGACAGAGCAGGCCTTCCCTGGGGGTGGCAAGGATGGCAACCTGGCAGCAGTTCTGGAAAGGGCCGTGCAAGCCCTCCACGGGCAGCAGCGATACTACAAAGATCCTCGCTATCTTAATCTCTGGCTCAAGTTT GGCGATTACTGCAACGAGCCCTTGGATCTGTACAGTTACCTGCACAGCCAGGAGATCGGCACCACGCTGGCCCCGCTCTACATCACCTGGGCAGAGGCACTCGAggccaggggcagcttcaggaaAGCAGATCTGATATTCCAGGAAGGACTCCAGCGCAAGGCTGAGCCTTTGGACAAACTCCAGGCTCATCACAA gcaGTTTCAGGCCCGTGTTTCTCGGCAGACACTACTGGCACTTGAGGATAGTCCTGATGGAGACAATATGGGATTGCTGGAAATTGCAGAGCCTCAGAGAAGTTCGCTGGCAGATCTCAAAGgcagagggaagaagaaagTGAGAGCCCCCATTAGTCGTGTGGGAGATGCAGTTAAAG TCATGAACCCAAACAGAAGCTCCCAGCCTCAGGCCTCTCTACAGCTTCCAAATGCTCCAAGTTTTGCTGTATTTGATGAAAATTCTGTGTCTGGACCTGAGATTCCCACACTTACAGCACAGTCATGGCCAGCACCTCCAGTTCCCAGGGCCAAGGAGAATGAACTCAGCGCAGGACCGTGGAATTCTGGCAGG CGTCCTCGCAGCACTGTGAGCTCTGGCTTGGAAGTGCCCCACCCAGTGCCCAGTTTCACCCCCTATGTGGACGAGTCAGCTCAGCCACAAATGAT GACTCCCTGCAAAATTGAGCCCAGCATAAACCGTGTGTTAAGTACTCGCAAACCTGAGGAGCGGGAGGACCCCCTGCAGCGGGTGCAGCATCAGCAGCAGGATGCTCAGGCCAAGAAAGAGATGGTCATGTACTGCAAAGAGAAAGTTTATGCTGGAGTGGATGAATTCTCTTTTGAAGAGATCCGAGCTGAAATCTACAGGAAGAAAGCGAGAAAGAAAGATGAGG ATGAAATACAAGCCATAGAAcggaagaaggaagaaatacaaaagaaaattgaggagctggaaaagaaattaaagaagaaagaagataaCAAGCAGCAACAACCACATGAACAG gcagcagaggtAATGGCAGCTTCCACACCTTTGGGAATGCAAGGATTTACTTTTCCCAGTGCAAAAGAATATGGGGAGAAACAGCCTCAGTCACAAAG TGAATTCCAGGTCTATGAAGATACTCAGCTACATAAACCATCTTGTTCTGAGG ATGTATGTTTGCTTCCCCCACCAGCTGCTGTTCCATTTTTCTCTATATTTGATGAATCCTCTACTTTGACAAATCAGAATACAAG TTGCTCAGCAGATCGTGCCCATCAGAAAAGTGCCCGTCAGCCTCTGGCTGTTCGTAATCCTGTGGATTCCCTGAGTGCCAAGGAAAgcacggcagcagcagcaggaggctgt gaTGAGCTGAATGGAATTGAGCGTTTGAGTGAGGATGCAATTGTGACCGGCTCCTACAAGAACAAGACGCTTTGTGCCAACCCAGAGGACACGTGTGACTTTAACAGGGCTGCCCACCTGGCCTCAACGCCCTTTCACGGGGTGGTAGCTCAGAGagtcccagctcctgctttctctcAGAGTGAACTGAAGGAAGATAGTCCAGAATCCAAGAGTGCACCTCTGAATCAGGAGACCCCAGTGGGTGAAGAGGCATACACTGAAGTTCTCAGTGTAAAGAAACTGAG CCCCATCATGGAAGCAAGCCTGGAAGATACTCACTCCTCAGGTGCTTCGGTCTCAGGAGGTTCTCTATCCTCTGTTACACAAACATCTGCTATTAAATACCTGCAGATCAGTGAGAAACTGGAGCTGGCTCAGAGCTTGCCTGCTGAAGGGGTTACTG aTGATGATGTGGCTCAGTTCCTGTGGAGCCCTGAACAGCGTAAAAAGCTTTTAGGTTCTGTGCTGTCATCACTGACTGCTTCTCCAGATTTTCACTTggaggctggagctctgcctcTCATGGAGCCTGAGAAAGACGTTGAGCTGG GAAATGAGACTTACTGCATCAAAATGGAATATTGGAACGATGAAGAATACAAGATGTTTTTTGCCATTCCAACTGGATGCATTTTCCAGTGGGATGCAAAGGGATTTGCAATAAAG GTGTATTCTCAGCCTGTGCCTTGGGATTTTTATATCACCCTTGAGTTACAGAAGCGTTTGAATTCTGACTTTGACCAGAGCTTCAGTGAGAATTGCAGCTGTTACCTGTACCAGGATGGCTGTGCCATTGTGCACAAGGATACAAATTGCTTCACACTGAGG GATATTCTCCGTGACCGTAAGTTCATCACAAAGGAAATCATCTTCTTGGTTGTTCATGATCTTCTGCATGTGGTAGAGAAGCTGCACAAAGCTGAGATTGTCCATGGAGATCTGAGGCCAGAGGTGTTTTTTCTGGGAGACAG GATCTGCGATGCATTTTCTAATGAGGAGGTGCCAAATGCTCTGAAGGTGGTGGATTTCTCTCACAGTCTGGATTTGAGGGTACTGGCTCGAGTCAGCTTGCCCTATAACTTTCCCACAGCTCAGACCCCTCACGGACAACAGCTTCTGGCAGAAAGTTCTCTTCCTTATCAG GTAGACTTGGTTGGCATTGCGGATATAGtccatttgctgttgtttgggGATCATATCCAGGTCTATCAGGAGAATTCCATCTGGAAAATCAGCCAAAACTTATCAAA GACCCCTGACAGTGATTTCTGGAGTAAACTTTTTGAGAGAATTCTGAATGCAGATGGTAAGTCCACAGTACCTCTGCTGAGGGAGTTAAGAGAGGAAATCAGTGAAATGTTTGACAGCTCTTTCAAAGAACGACTTTTGTTGACCTTAGCTGCTGTGGGAGAAACTTTCCTCCTGGTGAACTTCCAGTGA
- the BUB1B gene encoding mitotic checkpoint serine/threonine-protein kinase BUB1 beta isoform X3: MRIKGEAFRIGGEVVMFQEDSHEWELSKENVQPLRQGRVMSSLQEALSQQDSSSHTAVQLKKQEFEAEIRFYSGDDPLDVWERYIRWTEQAFPGGGKDGNLAAVLERAVQALHGQQRYYKDPRYLNLWLKFGDYCNEPLDLYSYLHSQEIGTTLAPLYITWAEALEARGSFRKADLIFQEGLQRKAEPLDKLQAHHKQFQARVSRQTLLALEDSPDGDNMGLLEIAEPQRSSLADLKGRGKKKVRAPISRVGDAVKVMNPNRSSQPQASLQLPNAPSFAVFDENSVSGPEIPTLTAQSWPAPPVPRAKENELSAGPWNSGRRPRSTVSSGLEVPHPVPSFTPYVDESAQPQMMTPCKIEPSINRVLSTRKPEEREDPLQRVQHQQQDAQAKKEMVMYCKEKVYAGVDEFSFEEIRAEIYRKKARKKDEDEIQAIERKKEEIQKKIEELEKKLKKKEDNKQQQPHEQAAEVMAASTPLGMQGFTFPSAKEYGEKQPQSQSEFQVYEDTQLHKPSCSEDVCLLPPPAAVPFFSIFDESSTLTNQNTSCSADRAHQKSARQPLAVRNPVDSLSAKESTAAAAGGCDELNGIERLSEDAIVTGSYKNKTLCANPEDTCDFNRAAHLASTPFHGVVAQRVPAPAFSQSELKEDSPESKSAPLNQETPVGEEAYTEVLSVKKLSPIMEASLEDTHSSGASVSGGSLSSVTQTSAIKYLQISEKLELAQSLPAEGVTDDDVAQFLWSPEQRKKLLGSVLSSLTASPDFHLEAGALPLMEPEKDVELGNETYCIKMEYWNDEEYKMFFAIPTGCIFQWDAKGFAIKVYSQPVPWDFYITLELQKRLNSDFDQSFSENCSCYLYQDGCAIVHKDTNCFTLRDILRDRKFITKEIIFLVVHDLLHVVEKLHKAEIVHGDLRPEVFFLGDRICDAFSNEEVPNALKVVDFSHSLDLRVLARVSLPYNFPTAQTPHGQQLLAESSLPYQVDLVGIADIVHLLLFGDHIQVYQENSIWKISQNLSKTPDSDFWSKLFERILNADGKSTVPLLRELREEISEMFDSSFKERLLLTLAAVGETFLLVNFQ; the protein is encoded by the exons ATGAG GATTAAAGGAGAAGCGTTCAGGATTGGAGGAGAGGTGGTCATGTTCCAGGAGGACAGCCACGAGTGGGAGCTGAGCAAGGAGAATGTGCAGCCCCTCAGGCAGGGACGGGTGATGTCCAGCTTGCAAGAGGCACTGTCTCAGCAGGACTCTTCCAGCCACACTGCTGTGCAGCTTAAAAAACA GGAGTTTGAAGCAGAAATACGATTTTACTCTGGAGATGATCCTCTGGATGTGTGGGAGCG GTACATCAGGTGGACAGAGCAGGCCTTCCCTGGGGGTGGCAAGGATGGCAACCTGGCAGCAGTTCTGGAAAGGGCCGTGCAAGCCCTCCACGGGCAGCAGCGATACTACAAAGATCCTCGCTATCTTAATCTCTGGCTCAAGTTT GGCGATTACTGCAACGAGCCCTTGGATCTGTACAGTTACCTGCACAGCCAGGAGATCGGCACCACGCTGGCCCCGCTCTACATCACCTGGGCAGAGGCACTCGAggccaggggcagcttcaggaaAGCAGATCTGATATTCCAGGAAGGACTCCAGCGCAAGGCTGAGCCTTTGGACAAACTCCAGGCTCATCACAA gcaGTTTCAGGCCCGTGTTTCTCGGCAGACACTACTGGCACTTGAGGATAGTCCTGATGGAGACAATATGGGATTGCTGGAAATTGCAGAGCCTCAGAGAAGTTCGCTGGCAGATCTCAAAGgcagagggaagaagaaagTGAGAGCCCCCATTAGTCGTGTGGGAGATGCAGTTAAAG TCATGAACCCAAACAGAAGCTCCCAGCCTCAGGCCTCTCTACAGCTTCCAAATGCTCCAAGTTTTGCTGTATTTGATGAAAATTCTGTGTCTGGACCTGAGATTCCCACACTTACAGCACAGTCATGGCCAGCACCTCCAGTTCCCAGGGCCAAGGAGAATGAACTCAGCGCAGGACCGTGGAATTCTGGCAGG CGTCCTCGCAGCACTGTGAGCTCTGGCTTGGAAGTGCCCCACCCAGTGCCCAGTTTCACCCCCTATGTGGACGAGTCAGCTCAGCCACAAATGAT GACTCCCTGCAAAATTGAGCCCAGCATAAACCGTGTGTTAAGTACTCGCAAACCTGAGGAGCGGGAGGACCCCCTGCAGCGGGTGCAGCATCAGCAGCAGGATGCTCAGGCCAAGAAAGAGATGGTCATGTACTGCAAAGAGAAAGTTTATGCTGGAGTGGATGAATTCTCTTTTGAAGAGATCCGAGCTGAAATCTACAGGAAGAAAGCGAGAAAGAAAGATGAGG ATGAAATACAAGCCATAGAAcggaagaaggaagaaatacaaaagaaaattgaggagctggaaaagaaattaaagaagaaagaagataaCAAGCAGCAACAACCACATGAACAG gcagcagaggtAATGGCAGCTTCCACACCTTTGGGAATGCAAGGATTTACTTTTCCCAGTGCAAAAGAATATGGGGAGAAACAGCCTCAGTCACAAAG TGAATTCCAGGTCTATGAAGATACTCAGCTACATAAACCATCTTGTTCTGAGG ATGTATGTTTGCTTCCCCCACCAGCTGCTGTTCCATTTTTCTCTATATTTGATGAATCCTCTACTTTGACAAATCAGAATACAAG TTGCTCAGCAGATCGTGCCCATCAGAAAAGTGCCCGTCAGCCTCTGGCTGTTCGTAATCCTGTGGATTCCCTGAGTGCCAAGGAAAgcacggcagcagcagcaggaggctgt gaTGAGCTGAATGGAATTGAGCGTTTGAGTGAGGATGCAATTGTGACCGGCTCCTACAAGAACAAGACGCTTTGTGCCAACCCAGAGGACACGTGTGACTTTAACAGGGCTGCCCACCTGGCCTCAACGCCCTTTCACGGGGTGGTAGCTCAGAGagtcccagctcctgctttctctcAGAGTGAACTGAAGGAAGATAGTCCAGAATCCAAGAGTGCACCTCTGAATCAGGAGACCCCAGTGGGTGAAGAGGCATACACTGAAGTTCTCAGTGTAAAGAAACTGAG CCCCATCATGGAAGCAAGCCTGGAAGATACTCACTCCTCAGGTGCTTCGGTCTCAGGAGGTTCTCTATCCTCTGTTACACAAACATCTGCTATTAAATACCTGCAGATCAGTGAGAAACTGGAGCTGGCTCAGAGCTTGCCTGCTGAAGGGGTTACTG aTGATGATGTGGCTCAGTTCCTGTGGAGCCCTGAACAGCGTAAAAAGCTTTTAGGTTCTGTGCTGTCATCACTGACTGCTTCTCCAGATTTTCACTTggaggctggagctctgcctcTCATGGAGCCTGAGAAAGACGTTGAGCTGG GAAATGAGACTTACTGCATCAAAATGGAATATTGGAACGATGAAGAATACAAGATGTTTTTTGCCATTCCAACTGGATGCATTTTCCAGTGGGATGCAAAGGGATTTGCAATAAAG GTGTATTCTCAGCCTGTGCCTTGGGATTTTTATATCACCCTTGAGTTACAGAAGCGTTTGAATTCTGACTTTGACCAGAGCTTCAGTGAGAATTGCAGCTGTTACCTGTACCAGGATGGCTGTGCCATTGTGCACAAGGATACAAATTGCTTCACACTGAGG GATATTCTCCGTGACCGTAAGTTCATCACAAAGGAAATCATCTTCTTGGTTGTTCATGATCTTCTGCATGTGGTAGAGAAGCTGCACAAAGCTGAGATTGTCCATGGAGATCTGAGGCCAGAGGTGTTTTTTCTGGGAGACAG GATCTGCGATGCATTTTCTAATGAGGAGGTGCCAAATGCTCTGAAGGTGGTGGATTTCTCTCACAGTCTGGATTTGAGGGTACTGGCTCGAGTCAGCTTGCCCTATAACTTTCCCACAGCTCAGACCCCTCACGGACAACAGCTTCTGGCAGAAAGTTCTCTTCCTTATCAG GTAGACTTGGTTGGCATTGCGGATATAGtccatttgctgttgtttgggGATCATATCCAGGTCTATCAGGAGAATTCCATCTGGAAAATCAGCCAAAACTTATCAAA GACCCCTGACAGTGATTTCTGGAGTAAACTTTTTGAGAGAATTCTGAATGCAGATGGTAAGTCCACAGTACCTCTGCTGAGGGAGTTAAGAGAGGAAATCAGTGAAATGTTTGACAGCTCTTTCAAAGAACGACTTTTGTTGACCTTAGCTGCTGTGGGAGAAACTTTCCTCCTGGTGAACTTCCAGTGA